From a single Gavia stellata isolate bGavSte3 chromosome 5, bGavSte3.hap2, whole genome shotgun sequence genomic region:
- the GPRIN3 gene encoding G protein-regulated inducer of neurite outgrowth 3 — MGTVPDPLRSAKLSLVTASAEEARLQSAKHQHQLPSGERASNGFPCVPSGSAGICLFDLKCAAATSAQRCERCREDDASQKEAFPPGLTSKAAEGRPAAVEPAGCSRAAGSQGPAAAAPTAAAAPLAGQGPEMMPAPQSSRQFVQGSQAKTSSLTQMDDSDLKPQGTDDQPALEVLNYSSPGDPIRGNESCCTSQANLLQRGEKDKGAETSGSAASQSASPARHTEADLGRGPQTGLEVKSGAADTAQLHPPDKTEAVQSSKAPAQSSHESPHPVHNTDAEPGSPDPTQLSKFRETGTMTVQPESSSLTQEAVSRTWRDAEVQAVATVESKSASTSPSILAAFLKGNLPPEEKEELHIIYQGGMGLSQSALTDSLSLQKKSPCSPGTVSKPTVVTAVTASAQTQPVELPGVPSDMVSPASADNAKPLLPFSPAAVTSRETSMGNAELIGAAHDSKDAARLPMDAPVPPKPIPAEQLAINSSNQTPAQSGSGVGEPSTTSAAAVPGTENNGRDLVHDAGSSRLPLLCSTDSEVKEKEVLGSSEQKPVQSKGASQGEAIPNQPEVKPEEENSVVHDPKGGMNVSSQPAAVCIEACSEDAVEKEESKGQGGAAKAQTAGGQSLQAGPMPELSASSARLTPPVEASAAPQQQGLQAKESRRELHTAAFPASAQALPNLGENKKQPTPAMEAKVQVKQSKHIRDVVWDEQGMTWEVYGASLDPESLGIAIQNHLQRQIREHEKLIRAQNSQTRKSISSDTSSNKKLKGRQHNVFQSMLQNFRRPNCCVRPAPSSVLD, encoded by the coding sequence ATGGGGACTGTACCAGATCCTCTGAGATCTGCCAAGCTTTCCCTGGTCACAGCTTCTGCGGAGGAGGCCCGCCTGCAGTCTGCTAAGCACCAGCACCAACTTCCCAGCGGAGAGAGGGCCAGCAATGGCTTCCCGTGCGTGCCGTCCGGCTCTGCTGGAATCTGCTTGTTCGACCTGAAGTGCGCAGCGGCTACCAGTGCGCAGAGGTGCGAGCGATGCCGCGAGGACGATGCTAGCCAGAAGGAAGCCTTCCCTCCCGGGCTCAccagcaaagctgcagaggggcgTCCTGCAGCCGTAGAGCCTGCGGGTTGCTCCCGGGCAGCGGGCAGCCAGGgaccggcagcagcagcccccactgcagcagcagccccctTGGCAGGGCAGGGGCCAGAGATGATGCCAGCCCCCCAGAGCTCCCGGCAGTTTGTGCAAGGCAGCCAGGCGAAAACTAGCTCCCTGACGCAAATGGATGACTCCGACTTGAAACCTCAGGGGACTGATGATCAGCCAGCACTTGAGGTGTTAAATTATTCTTCCCCGGGCGACCCTATTAGGGGTAATGAGTCCTGTTGTACTTCTCAGGCAAACCTTCtgcaaagaggggaaaaagacaagggagcagaaacaTCTGGCTCTGCGGCGAGTCAGTCAGCCTCGCCAGCGAGGCACACCGAAGCTGACCTGGGGAGAGGCCCACAGACTGGTTTGGAGGTAAAAAGCGGGGCCGCAGACACCGCGCAGTTGCACCCCCCAGATAAAACTGAAGCAGTGCAGAGCAGCAAGGCGCCAGCCCAGTCCAGTCACGAGAGTCCGCACCCCGTACACAACACGGACGCTGAGCCGGGGAGTCCAGACCCCACCCAGCTCTCTAAATTCAGAGAAACGGGTACCATGACGGTTCAGCCAGAGAGCAGCTCTTTAACTCAGGAAGCAGTAAGCAGGACATGGCGAGATGCTGAGGTTCAGGCTGTGGCTACCGTGGAGAGCAAATCGGCCTCCACCAGTCCCAGCATCCTTGCTGCCTTCTTAAAAGGGAATCTTcctccagaggagaaggaagaactGCACATAATTTACCAAGGAGGTATGGGGCTGAGCCAGTCTGCACTCACTGACAGTTTATCCTTGCAAAAAAAGTCCCCGTGTTCTCCTGGTACCGTGTCAAAACCGACTGTTGTTACGGCTGTGACTGCTTCAGCCCAAACCCAGCCTGTGGAGCTGCCGGGGGTCCCATCTGACATGGTGTCTCCAGCATCAGCAGATAACGCAAAACCTCTTCTGCCCTTCTCCCCTGCAGCCGTTACCTCCCGAGAGACTTCTATGGGTAACGCTGAATTGATCGGTGCAGCCCATGACAGCAAGGATGCTGCTCGCCTGCCGATGGATGCTCCAGTCCCACCAAAGCCCATCCCTGCTGAGCAGCTTGCAATTAACTCCAGTAATCAAACTCCAGCACAGTCTGGGTCTGGCGTTGGTGAACCCAGCACCACTTCTGCTGCCGCTGTCCCAGGAACCGAGAACAACGGGCGAGATCTTGTCCATGATGCAGGAAGCAGCCGGTTACCTTTACTCTGTAGCACAGACAGTGAAGTCAAGGAGAAGGAGGTCCTGGGCAGCTCTGAGCAAAAGCCTGTGCAAAGTAAGGGTGCGAGTCAAGGGGAGGCCATTCCTAATCAACCCGAGGTAAaaccagaggaagaaaactcGGTGGTGCATGATCCTAAAGGAGGGATGAATGTCAGCAGCCAACCTGCCGCTGTCTGCATAGAGGCGTGCTCGGAGGATGCAGTTGAAAAGGAGGAGAGCAAAGGCCAGGGAGGTGCTGCCAAGGCTCAGACGGCCGGTGGCCAGAGCCTGCAGGCAGGACCGATGCCCGAGTTGAGTGCGAGCTCTGCACGTCTCACCCCTCCCGTGGAGGCATcggcagctccccagcagcaaGGCCTCCAGGCCAAGGAGTCCAGACGTGAGCTTCACACAGCAGCTTTTCCTGCTTCAGCTCAGGCCTTGCCAAAcctgggggaaaacaaaaagcagcccACCCCGGCCATGGAGGCGAAAGTGCAGGTGAAGCAGTCCAAGCACATCAGGGATGTTGTTTGGGACGAGCAAGGCATGACATGGGAGGTTTACGGTGCTTCACTCGATCCAGAATCCCTGGGAATTGCCATCCAGAACCACTTACAGAGACAAATACGGGAACACGAGAAACTGATCCGGGCCCAGAACAGTCAAACCCGGAAATCCATTTCCTCGGATACATCCTCAAATAAGAAACTGAAAGGGAGGCAGCACAATGTGTTCCAGTCCATGCTGCAGAATTTTAGGCGTCCTAATTGCTGCGTCCGAcctgctccctcctctgtgTTAGACTGA